In Flavobacteriales bacterium, one genomic interval encodes:
- a CDS encoding gliding motility-associated C-terminal domain-containing protein, which yields MGTTENYASYQWSNASTDPTITVGTGSYSVTVTNAEGCSTTSAPFTVTVGSNVNAAYLTNLPSPQPFGATIIFSDNSSVDGSTIVNWQWIFDPVNGGSTQPNTTNLYETPGTYPVTLIVTAADGCTDTINGSFRILPADIEIPNVFTPNGDEWNQNLVFENVQYYKNNLTIFNRWGNKVYEKENYANNWQASDVPDGTYFYVLSVPEANKEYTGHVTILR from the coding sequence TTGGGTACCACAGAGAATTATGCATCCTATCAATGGTCCAACGCCAGTACTGACCCTACCATTACCGTAGGAACCGGTTCTTACTCCGTTACGGTCACCAATGCCGAAGGTTGCTCTACCACTTCAGCGCCATTCACAGTTACGGTAGGATCCAATGTCAATGCTGCATATCTGACGAACCTTCCATCACCACAACCGTTCGGTGCTACGATCATTTTCTCCGATAATTCCAGTGTTGATGGCTCCACCATCGTCAATTGGCAATGGATCTTCGACCCGGTGAACGGGGGAAGCACCCAACCCAACACCACCAATCTCTATGAAACTCCTGGAACCTACCCTGTTACCTTGATCGTTACCGCAGCCGATGGCTGTACGGACACGATCAATGGCTCATTCCGGATCCTTCCGGCGGATATCGAGATCCCGAACGTGTTCACCCCGAACGGCGATGAATGGAACCAAAACTTGGTATTCGAGAACGTACAGTATTACAAGAACAACCTTACGATCTTCAATCGTTGGGGGAACAAGGTCTACGAGAAAGAGAACTACGCGAACAACTGGCAAGCATCCGATGTTCCGGATGGCACCTATTTCTATGTGCTTTCCGTTCCTGAAGCCAACAAGGAATACACCGGCCACGTGACCATACTGCGTTGA
- a CDS encoding PKD domain-containing protein has protein sequence MRIFIFLTLLFLGAATSQAQFINIADGGTAYGCSGALLDSGGEGAAGYSNNEDFTITICTDGTGGQTGISLQWITFNLSTQGTAPTDNITIYDGADISAPLIGTWFGTDNPGIISSGFGNVNGCLTIVFHSNDVGTGVFAAALSCATPCNPPVASATMGQAIPALVCQGEVITFDGSASTAAGGATLAEYRWDFQDGTQDSLTGPIVTHSFAEAGEYVVQLILTDDNECNNNNLVDLQIFVSTTPTFAGTLPGDTICEGESVNLLASPTAVTWSALPENNLGGGIFLPDDQGVPFTSTLIFTNFSPGQTLTNINDLLSVCVSMEHSFMGDLVISLACPSGQSVTFHQQNGGGTYLGEPVDIETLPDSIGVCYNYCWSPSATNGTWVDNAQATLPAGTYESLNPMDALVGCELNGTWSFTITDLWAIDNGFLCDWSMNFDQSLFPSLTTFTPVLGTTTADSSNWVGNGVSSDPNNPLAGVATPVGVGSHDYVFSVTDNFGCTYDTTITIVVNPGITGPIIHAEAGKPYWVPQRIMHPINGPTPVLTLPLP, from the coding sequence ATGCGGATATTCATTTTTCTAACCCTTTTGTTTTTAGGAGCGGCAACGTCTCAAGCGCAATTCATAAATATCGCTGACGGTGGCACCGCTTATGGATGTTCTGGTGCATTGCTGGATAGTGGAGGTGAAGGGGCAGCCGGATACAGTAATAATGAAGACTTCACCATTACCATTTGCACGGACGGCACTGGTGGGCAAACAGGCATATCCCTACAGTGGATCACGTTCAATCTTTCAACTCAAGGCACCGCACCGACGGATAATATAACCATATATGATGGTGCTGACATCAGTGCACCGTTGATCGGCACATGGTTCGGAACGGACAATCCAGGGATCATCTCATCCGGCTTCGGGAACGTTAACGGTTGTTTAACGATCGTATTCCATAGCAATGACGTGGGTACCGGTGTTTTTGCAGCTGCACTCTCATGTGCAACACCTTGTAACCCACCGGTCGCATCTGCTACTATGGGCCAAGCGATACCAGCGTTGGTATGCCAGGGCGAAGTAATTACATTCGACGGCTCTGCGTCCACAGCCGCTGGGGGTGCTACGCTCGCTGAATACCGTTGGGATTTTCAGGATGGAACCCAAGACAGTCTTACTGGACCGATCGTTACGCATTCATTCGCCGAAGCGGGTGAATATGTGGTGCAGCTTATACTCACCGACGATAACGAGTGCAACAACAATAACTTGGTAGACCTACAGATCTTCGTAAGCACCACGCCCACATTCGCTGGTACATTGCCAGGCGATACGATCTGTGAAGGTGAGTCCGTCAATCTTTTGGCCAGCCCTACAGCCGTTACATGGTCCGCTCTTCCAGAGAACAATTTAGGAGGCGGCATCTTTCTTCCCGACGACCAAGGCGTACCTTTCACTTCAACCTTAATTTTTACCAATTTTTCTCCGGGACAAACACTAACGAACATCAACGATCTTCTATCGGTATGTGTTTCCATGGAGCACTCATTCATGGGTGATCTCGTGATCTCGTTGGCATGCCCTAGTGGCCAAAGCGTCACTTTCCATCAGCAAAATGGGGGAGGAACCTATTTAGGAGAGCCTGTGGATATTGAAACATTGCCAGATTCCATTGGAGTGTGCTACAATTATTGCTGGAGTCCATCTGCGACAAATGGTACCTGGGTGGATAATGCCCAAGCAACATTGCCAGCTGGCACGTACGAGAGTTTGAATCCAATGGATGCGTTGGTCGGATGCGAACTGAATGGAACCTGGTCGTTTACGATAACTGACCTATGGGCTATTGACAATGGATTCTTGTGTGATTGGAGTATGAATTTCGATCAGTCCCTATTCCCTAGTCTTACAACATTTACACCTGTATTGGGAACAACTACCGCAGACTCTTCCAACTGGGTGGGTAACGGAGTATCTTCAGACCCGAACAATCCTCTTGCAGGTGTAGCAACTCCAGTAGGCGTTGGTAGTCATGACTATGTTTTCTCTGTAACCGACAATTTCGGTTGCACCTACGATACGACCATCACCATCGTGGTAAACCCAGGCATCACGGGGCCGATCATCCATGCGGAGGCGGGCAAGCCGTATTGGGTACCACAGAGAATTATGCATCCTATCAATGGTCCAACGCCAGTACTGACCCTACCATTACCGTAG
- a CDS encoding gliding motility-associated C-terminal domain-containing protein, with protein sequence MSLEMNDLFRERFQGHESPVDPGAWDAIQSKLAMGAPAADPVIKLFQEKFQGHEAPVDPSAWSNISSQLGHPAATGISSVWGWAAAGVTALVIGGAALFMTNDPAVELADIPQDPKEIHIPTLVSTTVPAKVDAPIPAEQELIISNSAVLKSVAPAKLAQAVSLGIEHISPDPIVTEPVDGSVKGAPEAKEEDPVKTDAEFPEPIDGPIIVAQIIDELTTKAAEAAKNVLENAKPELSSSATTSVADEPNEDNTDQPLTDLKPMAPLPELFIPNTFTPNGDNINDTFEVIAEGYEKVMVRIFSVKENVQVFSTDNGSVWNGDNCSDGYYLVAVEAITKDGRSKTGSTMVWLNRNRLN encoded by the coding sequence ATGAGTCTTGAAATGAACGATCTGTTCCGCGAGCGATTCCAAGGGCATGAATCCCCTGTGGATCCTGGTGCATGGGATGCCATCCAGTCCAAACTGGCGATGGGTGCCCCGGCGGCAGACCCGGTGATCAAACTATTCCAGGAAAAATTCCAGGGGCATGAAGCACCTGTTGATCCTAGTGCATGGTCCAATATCAGCAGTCAATTAGGCCACCCGGCTGCTACGGGCATTAGCAGCGTATGGGGCTGGGCAGCAGCAGGTGTTACGGCATTGGTCATTGGCGGAGCAGCACTATTCATGACCAATGATCCAGCAGTTGAGTTAGCCGATATCCCTCAGGATCCCAAGGAAATACACATTCCCACATTGGTTTCCACCACAGTACCTGCTAAAGTTGACGCTCCTATACCTGCTGAACAAGAGCTTATTATATCAAATTCCGCGGTGCTCAAGTCAGTGGCACCTGCAAAACTAGCTCAGGCAGTATCATTGGGTATAGAGCACATTTCACCTGATCCAATAGTTACGGAACCGGTTGATGGGTCGGTTAAGGGTGCTCCAGAAGCAAAGGAGGAGGATCCAGTTAAGACCGATGCTGAATTTCCTGAACCGATTGATGGCCCCATCATTGTTGCACAGATCATCGATGAGCTGACCACCAAGGCAGCAGAAGCCGCCAAGAATGTACTGGAAAATGCTAAGCCGGAGCTGAGTTCATCAGCGACTACAAGTGTTGCGGACGAACCGAATGAGGATAACACCGATCAACCATTGACCGATCTAAAGCCAATGGCACCTTTACCGGAGTTGTTCATTCCGAACACCTTTACACCGAATGGGGATAACATCAACGATACGTTTGAAGTGATCGCAGAGGGTTACGAAAAGGTCATGGTTCGGATCTTCTCCGTCAAAGAGAATGTTCAGGTCTTTAGTACCGATAATGGATCCGTCTGGAATGGCGACAACTGTTCGGACGGTTATTACCTTGTTGCGGTTGAAGCAATTACCAAGGATGGCCGATCAAAAACTGGATCTACCATGGTTTGGCTCAACAGGAACAGGTTGAATTGA
- a CDS encoding sigma-70 family RNA polymerase sigma factor gives MTDEELVHGCTHGDPTAQKALYQQFARKMMSICMRYAHNKDQAQDILQDGFVKVFQKIDHFRGDGPLGGWIARTVVNTALDNIRRNKPYDHSIDLTEAEYLHQEDEHVLSGMSADELMGLIQNLPTGYRTVFNLFAIEGYPHRDIAEMLGISENTSKSQFMKARAYLRKMLPKEVAEHYHYGNES, from the coding sequence ATGACAGACGAAGAACTTGTGCACGGTTGCACACATGGTGATCCAACAGCGCAAAAAGCTCTTTATCAGCAGTTTGCGCGAAAAATGATGAGTATTTGCATGCGGTATGCCCACAATAAGGACCAAGCACAGGACATTCTTCAGGATGGTTTTGTGAAGGTGTTCCAGAAGATCGACCACTTCCGGGGCGATGGGCCTTTGGGTGGATGGATCGCGCGCACGGTGGTGAATACCGCGTTGGATAATATCCGCCGCAACAAACCGTACGACCATAGTATTGATCTTACGGAAGCAGAATACCTGCATCAAGAGGATGAGCATGTGCTAAGTGGCATGTCGGCAGATGAGTTGATGGGCTTGATCCAGAATTTACCCACCGGTTATCGTACGGTCTTCAACCTGTTCGCAATTGAAGGGTACCCGCACCGCGATATCGCTGAAATGCTTGGTATCTCCGAGAATACGTCGAAATCGCAATTCATGAAAGCGCGGGCCTACCTGCGAAAAATGCTACCCAAAGAGGTAGCTGAACACTATCACTACGGCAATGAGTCTTGA
- the lepA gene encoding elongation factor 4 — translation MEHIRNFCIIAHIDHGKSTLADRLLHMTGTISDRDMQAQNLDDMDLERERGITIKSKAIQMDYTLNGQKYILNLIDTPGHVDFSYEVSRSIAACEGALLIVDATQGIQAQTISNLYLALEHDLEIIPVLNKMDLPSANPEEVKDQIVDLLGCKLEDILSASGKTGIGVDKVLEAVVERVPAPKGDPQAPLQALIFDSVFNPFRGIIAYFRVMNGTIKKGDKVKFFNTGVVYNADEVGCLKMTIQPKPEVRAGDVGYIISGIKTASEVKVGDTITHALRPCAEGIKGFENVKPMVWAGIFPVETDEYEELRDAMEKLQLNDASLTWTPESSAALGFGFRCGFLGLLHMEIIQERLEREFDMTVITTVPNVGYTITKTNGDVMEIHNPSELPEVMHIDSIQEPYIKAQVITKAEYTGAIMTLCIEKRGMLTGQNYLTTDRVELTFELPLGEVVFDFYDKLKSISRGYASFDYHPIGQKESDLIKLDILLNSEKVDALSALIHRDHAHELGKKMCGKLKELLPRQQFDIPIQAAIGAKIVARETVKALRKDVTAKCYGGDISRKRKLLEKQKEGKKKMKQIGNVEVPQQAFLAVLKLD, via the coding sequence ATGGAACACATTCGCAATTTCTGCATTATAGCCCACATTGATCACGGCAAAAGCACCTTGGCTGACCGGCTGCTGCACATGACCGGTACCATTTCTGACCGCGATATGCAGGCCCAGAATCTGGATGACATGGACCTGGAACGCGAGCGCGGGATCACCATTAAGAGCAAGGCTATCCAGATGGATTACACCTTGAATGGTCAGAAATACATTTTGAATCTCATAGATACGCCCGGCCATGTGGATTTCAGCTACGAAGTAAGCCGTTCCATTGCCGCCTGTGAAGGGGCATTGTTGATCGTGGATGCTACCCAAGGGATACAAGCGCAGACCATCAGTAATTTGTATTTGGCATTGGAACATGATCTGGAGATCATTCCTGTCCTGAATAAAATGGACCTGCCCAGCGCCAACCCGGAAGAGGTAAAAGACCAGATCGTAGATCTCTTGGGATGCAAACTGGAAGATATTCTGAGTGCAAGCGGCAAGACGGGTATCGGTGTAGACAAAGTTCTGGAGGCCGTGGTGGAGCGCGTTCCGGCACCAAAAGGTGATCCTCAAGCACCATTACAAGCACTGATCTTCGATAGTGTTTTCAATCCATTCCGTGGGATAATTGCCTATTTCCGCGTTATGAACGGAACCATCAAAAAAGGCGATAAGGTAAAATTCTTCAACACTGGCGTTGTTTACAATGCTGATGAAGTGGGCTGCTTGAAGATGACCATTCAACCGAAGCCCGAAGTGCGGGCCGGTGATGTGGGCTACATCATCAGTGGGATCAAAACCGCCAGCGAAGTAAAAGTGGGAGATACCATTACGCATGCTCTCCGTCCATGCGCCGAAGGGATCAAAGGCTTCGAGAACGTGAAGCCAATGGTCTGGGCCGGGATATTCCCGGTGGAGACCGACGAATATGAAGAGCTTCGCGATGCCATGGAGAAGCTCCAGCTCAATGACGCCAGTCTTACTTGGACGCCAGAGAGCAGTGCAGCGTTGGGCTTCGGCTTCCGCTGCGGCTTCCTCGGGCTGTTGCACATGGAGATCATCCAAGAACGTTTGGAACGTGAGTTCGACATGACCGTGATCACCACGGTACCCAACGTGGGCTACACCATTACCAAGACCAACGGTGATGTAATGGAGATCCACAACCCGAGCGAACTGCCGGAGGTAATGCACATTGATAGTATTCAGGAACCCTACATCAAGGCACAAGTGATCACTAAGGCCGAGTATACTGGTGCGATCATGACCCTTTGCATTGAAAAGCGCGGCATGCTCACGGGTCAGAACTACCTCACTACGGATCGCGTTGAGCTCACCTTTGAATTGCCACTCGGGGAAGTGGTATTCGATTTCTACGATAAACTGAAAAGCATTTCGCGCGGTTACGCAAGTTTCGACTACCACCCGATCGGTCAAAAAGAAAGTGACCTGATCAAACTCGATATCCTGTTGAACTCCGAAAAAGTGGATGCGCTTTCTGCTTTGATCCACCGCGATCATGCCCATGAACTGGGTAAGAAGATGTGCGGTAAGTTGAAAGAGCTACTTCCTCGTCAGCAATTCGATATCCCGATCCAAGCGGCGATCGGTGCAAAGATCGTGGCACGCGAAACCGTTAAAGCATTGCGTAAGGACGTAACCGCAAAGTGCTACGGCGGCGATATTTCCCGCAAGCGCAAGTTGCTCGAAAAGCAGAAGGAGGGTAAGAAAAAGATGAAGCAGATCGGCAATGTGGAAGTGCCGCAACAGGCGTTCTTGGCTGTGCTGAAGTTGGATTGA